GCTCGTGCCATGGTAGCAGCCCTGCTGGTACCACGGATCACAAGTCCGGTCCGCCAGGGCTGACGAGGACCGGCTCCGGAACCCGGATCGGCAACCAGTGCGTCCGTGGACCTCTTGTCGATTTGGGCACAAGGTGCGAGCGCCCCGGCGCCATGGTAGGAGCGGCTGGATGCCCACGGTTGGACGCGTTCTGTCTATGGTTTGCGGGTTGCTCTGGGTGTCGGCCTGCTCAAGCGGCGCTGCAAAGCCGGCTCCGGTAGAGTCGGCGAAGCCGGCAGGCGCGAGCGCGCAGACCCGGCCCGAACCGGCGAAGGTCTTGGTCTATCCGCCCGGGCGGCCGCCGGTCACGGTCAAGGTGGAGCTGGCCGTGACTGCCGCGCAACGCCAGCGAGGCCTGATGTTTCGCCGTCGCCTGGAGGCGGACGCAGGTATGCTGTTTTTGTGGAAACGACCTCAGCATCTCTCGTTCTGGATGCGCAACACAGACCTGCCGCTCGATATCATCT
This Pseudomonadota bacterium DNA region includes the following protein-coding sequences:
- a CDS encoding DUF192 domain-containing protein, whose protein sequence is MPTVGRVLSMVCGLLWVSACSSGAAKPAPVESAKPAGASAQTRPEPAKVLVYPPGRPPVTVKVELAVTAAQRQRGLMFRRRLEADAGMLFLWKRPQHLSFWMRNTDLPLDIIFIEPDLKILGIVENAEPHTDAPREVPGLSQYVLEVNAGFARRHGLGVGTRVRFVNVEVHVP